A stretch of DNA from Rhizoctonia solani chromosome 9, complete sequence:
ccagtggaagggttatcatgcctgctttctaagatggctttcctgatttctggctcattaGGGACATAAATCTGGTCATGATAGTAGAGTAAGCCATTATCAAGTTTCCATCCTTTAACAGGTAtgtcctcttccaaggatttaaggattttgtatacagctttatcatcatgcagagcgtcccttattagatcattaaggtcactatctgtttgaatagctgcaataaaaagctctgggcttatgagcacaggggtttcacccccctctttaaccgcagacttgtggtcttcatggcgagagagaatatctgcttttctattctgtgcgcccggcctatacacaatcctatagttgtaatctgccaaaaatcccatccaccttaactgcctttggttcagatccctttttgtctggaagtactccagatttttatggtctgtcaatattttgacagggattactgttccttccagcaggtgacgccattcctttaaagcccttactactgctagtaactctttatcaaagatatcatagtttctttcagcaggtgctagggattttgataggaatgcaaccgggtgtaatttatcatcactgcccttttgattaaggacagcgcctgttgcaaaatcagaggtgtcacactcaaggaaaaactccttgtatggattgGGTTGGATTAAGacaggggattcaattagagcctgtttaagagctttaaaagacacttcttggcattcaccccactcccaaggtatattcttttggagtagttggtataagggttgtgccaattttgagaagttatgtatgaagcgtctatagaaatttataaagcccaaaaactcttgaacccctttgacagagcgcagtgttgcccaatcaaccgcttgagtgattttcttgggatctgctttcactccttcaccattggcaatgacaccaaggtaatctacttcagatgcatagaaattacacttctccaggttacagtagcatgcattgtcttgcagccttttcagtacctcttggagatgttttgtgtgtaattccctgctttctgagaatattaggatgttgtctagatatactactacatagacgtccaatatgtccctaaatatctcattcatgaagtgctgaaatgcagcaggagcgttgcataacccaaagggcatgactaggtattcaaacaggccatatttggttttaaacgcagtcttccattcatcaccttcctttatccggaccaagttatatccagatttcaggtcaatggtggaaaagtattttgcgccccttagtttctcaatgagagactgtattagaggtagagggtacgcattcttgactgtatttgcatttagggatctataatccacaaccatacgccttttcccatttttcttgttgacaaagtgaactggggaaccatatttggacttggatgggcgaatcaatcctttgtccaattgttctttaaggagttttctaagttcctcatcatcagatgccttcaaggggtataccatagccttaacaggtttatcaggatcgattaaatcaatccctaaatcaaaaggacaGTGCAGCGGCAGTTCTgtcaccttcatgtcctcagaaaatacctccgcaaaattgcgcagttctactgggatactttcaagtggagaatccacagtacctccagtttccctagggatgccttcaagaggttcaattacctcaacacctcctaagtcttctggtatgccttcaaggcggttagaagtcccaccaacatttcccaggatagaattagaaacagaaagacaagtgttgttacaatattgagaattaaaagtaatacgcttattaggccagtctatagtagggttgtgtaacttgagccaggacattcccaggactatgctatgtttacctatatcagctacattacatttcagaacctctttatgactacctaattctaaagtaaatatacattctgaatctaccaaaccagaactaatgtctcttccatcaatcactttaaggCAACGTGGTACAGACttttttgtagtaggtataccatattgtttgatcaagtccttgtgtataaagcaagatgatgcacctgaatcaatcatagcccatccaaagaagggcttcattttcttggtaaccttagggttgggaacttgttgaacgcaagatgcttgaaaatatatatttaaaggagatatattatttacagagaagatttccaagctatctaaatgtccattatttccctctgatacactgttcccattagtgttcagaggtccccattttccaactcatcctcagagatatgggcctcatggccagagtaggatttggaggggcattgattggcatagtgtcccctacctccacatgttgcgcatataatgggttttttgccttttgaaGAGGCAGAATCTAAGTCCATAGGGGAAGGACCAGAATTgcgcaaggaggaggaggaggaagccttgggagcaggaaTGGAGGTGGCAGTGGCTGGATGGTTATCCTTCTTGATAGTTTTGAAGGTAACAtccatggtggtgccatcattccacttAACAATTGGAACTGCAATCCCTTTGGCATTCTGGCCAATTTTTTGGAGGACCCCCTTCTTtgcctttccatccacaattgcatacacctgttccccaacagacagtttatccctgggcgctccctgggctgctgctgacgtagaggtgctggatttgcttccagattggtttgaagaggaggatgAACCCTTGTGCTGGGCCGCAAACTGCTCTAGGCGTTGATccaccttaagggccttctctgcaagagttgcaagagtgacagaggcatctgcatggtcataatcttgaaccatgagagtttccttaattttgtgggataggccatcatagaacataTCCCTAAGAGAGGGGTCGTTGtaaccaagaccttgagaataggtctggaagtccttgtaatAATCTTGGACCCCCTTGGTTTGTTTAAGGGTGCGCAGCTTGGCGCAGAAATTCTCtgtcctattttggacattccagcgtgcattgaattgcagccagaaggcatccagattgtggagccaagaGACTGGGTTCCCTTTCACAACGTCCTCTTCTAGatagggctcaagccactcatgggccttgccatccaggcaggagATAATAAAAGCaatttgctcatccactgttgagccaggatatgagatcctgagataatgagaTACAGCAACCCTAAAAGAGATTGCCTTATTTTTGTCAGACccatcaaatttgtctggcgTTGCAAGTTtgggagccttggtagccaAGGCAAGAGAGGAACCAGACGCAGCCGCAGTGcctattttggcaatatcagcccCAAGTTTAACAATGAGGGCATCAAGATTGGTGATGCTACTGTCATGGTTGTTGAGGGTAGCCTGAGTGGTGCCAATGTCTGTATGGTGGGCAGCCACTTGTCCTATGACCAAGGATAGATTTTGGttcatagccaggaggaggtttttgatctcctgggcccacgcaggtatctcctggatattggtggggacaGACAGCGCATTGGGGTTGGCATGCACAAAGGTAGAGGGTTGGGTTGACATAGTGGAGAAGGAGGAATGTGATAGATACTAAGTAGCGTCCTTGCTAaataaggcaacttcactactagtttaggaaaaatgggaggctagatgattggccccactaagctcacagtttattctttatgctaatcactgtctcaatacctagcgttgaatgctccttacaactgatcaacaagccttggatgggcgtgatacagaggcaggttttgcacaagcAGGTTtttgactgtctgtgacgcagaagaagttgtggcagacttttgggtggacgtttgcaatgctagctgtgtaacaataaccccctagtgcaacaatcaccagttttgactattatctggctatgctggatcactggttcttgatgggttgtgccagtactaacacCCTAGTAGTCCACaagggttggtgatgaagaacttgacctaatgtcagagccaacaactaccacagggtaaacctaactAGCTAACAGCCCAGAGGGACTTAAGTATGGGctagtagggcctaacaatgctcaaggcaatgccaggaaaggggtaggacaagacctatataaagtaaaagtgcactatgctgttaagacagctgggcaaaggacctttgacagggactggtatgctctcaggcaatactcttaagtgtatgtcttagggtagtagtgttggatggggataagaggttgagttctgaggcttaaggctctcagaaccctccttatatattcacagagaaggggaagagtaattacatgtacaaacatcataacaaagataaggtcacatgaccagagataagaaaacaagatcacatgactaaaaggtcatgtgatgagattacataataagcgctcagcgcctaaatagcataaagatgcatatatccataaatcttcatgaaaatagcgcatatattcactatttctttgacttagtggattttaaggtggtcacgcctctagggcatgacaatcaggtggaggtggctacatatgatgaggtgagcgcagatggggatgtgacttggcgcttattgtatgatataagcgctggtgtcatgtgatcaaaaatattgtctgtttgactttgtttaaatttgagaaaatcagaattAAATCCCtgggtataagtgtgtcCACAACACAAAGGGAACAACCCCAGAATATGTTACAGgtgaaaaagtctggctagataGAAAGGACATCCAGCTCTGATCAAACTCCAGAGAGCTAGATCCAAAATAGCTAGGCCCCTTTGAAATCACAGAAAAAATTTCAAGCCATGCCTATTGCTTAAAACTCCTGGAAGCCATGAAAATCCATAATGTCTTCTACATGGGACTACTGTCAAAAGTCCTCAAATCCCCAAGCCAACTATTTCCATCCAGACCTCCCCCTgagacaatagaaggggaagagaaATATGAGGTAGAACAAATCCTGGACTCAAAACAAAAGAAAGGAAAATGGCTTTACCttataaaatggaaaggatacagaccagaagacaactcatgggaaccaaaAAACCTTATGGAACATGCAAAGGAGGAAAAAAAGTGCTTCAACCAGGCAAGGCTCAAAAAGGCTCATGAatctgccaagagcctttgagagggggggcaatgttacactcccatcagttataccattggatttgcctcatttgtctattatttttactatttttcaCAAACCCCTTAGCTCTACTTCCCTGATcttgtgatcttggcgcttaccaAGCCAAGATACTGTgccaagacctgccaagatgctgtgccaaggatGCATAGATAACAAACACACTTCTATTCAATCCACAGCACACTTCTATTCAATCCACAGCAcacttcctttttcacattCAACTTCTGTTTCCCACACCTTATCAAATTGTAAATAGTACTCTCTAGCATATACACttgtgcccaaaaagattgagccacatgagctcaaatcaatgacacTCATGCATCACCtgcacaattgagaattcctttacaatgtaatagttaataatgtagatacagtagcatagaacatatatacaaagttTTGGGCTGAAAataagtctccttgtggagatacaTGTGAGCAAAacttttgggctggctcattctttttgagcattttcaaattgcacctgcaactgcatgcacccaaaatgacatgcaaaactaaataatttggatacaaatttcattatttggtgtttccacccttagctaaatacacagcttgtacttgATGTGGCAATGAATCATACAAGTTGCCAATATAttttggggaaatttgtttccatttgtccctcACTATTATCCATAACTCTTCCTTATTCAAAGCAGGAGGTTGGTGAGTATGCATGCCctccttcagatgccaccagaCATTCTTGATTATATTTAAATCTGGGCTTTTTGATGGCCATGGGAGGACACTTACACCCCAACTGGCAAGCCAACAttgtgtcagcctggctgtatgctttggaCCTTGGTTGTGCTGGAATATAATGTCAAATGGGGTGATTTTATAGTTGGCAagggttccaaagaaggcatccccaaggatttcaatgtatcccAGGGTGTTCAGCTTGCATTGTATAAGGTACAGTTGCCCAACTCCCTCTTGGgtaatgcacccccaaatgaagatacccctgccaccatgagatattgtcttttgGTGTATCAGGGAGGATATGGGGACCCACTAGGTTgcctccagtaatattggcTGCTGTCAGCCCCAAATAACTCAATTTTGACTTTGTCTGAGAAGACAATGTTGTCCCAGtgtgattgtggccagaataatTGACTGTGTGCCCATGTGCAATGGGcttttctatgccaataAGTGAGCAGGGGTACTTGGCGGCGTTTGTATGGCCGTAAACCCAGCTCTCAGAGGTAGCAGCAGAGGGTAGAGGACCCAACAGCAGGGAAGTACTGCTGTctaatatttgctgctgttggtactCTACTCCAAGCTAGGGCCAAAGCAGCAAATCTGACATTGCTGGGGGTTAATTTTTGTGGggcccaggaatgggattgtGTTGATTGAGTGGGCAGTCAgtaagtccatacttggcccagatacAACTGACAGTAGCATGAGAGACCTTAGTCTCaggttgcaaaagctgaacaatagcccaatctgagtattCAAGCCTTTTCAGTgcaattatctgagccttAGTCTTGGGACTAGTGTATTGAGCCATTTGTGCACTTTTGGCAGGTGTTTGAGTgtaaaaaggggtggtaaatggcagtcaatgagggaggaccaagtagcttatgtaaagtgatcaaaaagaatgagccagcccaaaagtTTTGCTCACAtgtatctccacaaggagacttatTTTCAGCCCAAaactttgtatatatgttctatgctactgtatctacattattaactattacattgtaaaggaattctcaattgtgtggGTGACACATGAgtgtcattgatttgagctcacatggctcaatctttttgggcacaaGTGTATATACCACAgcaaaattgcttggagaccccaagttgatttgaCCTTGTCTACCATCACAGACAGGGTTCAGTGGTTCAGTAGTAGTGCTGGGTCCACAAGACCTTTAACTGACTCAGTAGTTGAAGTAGCTGGAAGCTCACTGGCCTTAGGCCCTCCCTCATCATAGATAGCAGTCCCTtctcagtagtatagccttccAGTTAGTTTACCCTGTAGCAGTATGGCCTcaagcacctgccactagcaggtgaccaaccttacagttgggtcacaacataGCCTGGACTTACTCtgttctaagtgcttctatcttgcttatctgaCTGCACACCAGCCCAACTTATTGTATAGAGCTTCTTAGACATGTGCTCTATCTTCTCTCTCAGTTGTATGGCCTGGATGCTGCACCTTTCTATGTATTTACTGCTTTTccatttttttttaaaaagaagactgcaaattggcttggaaacccccagaacaattcaccttgtcaatttcccaccTTCTTACCTGTGTGAGTTGTCCCACTATCTCATAACAGTCATTTCATCCTTGATTGTGAcaacaagtggttgcatgctggcccaagcccaaatttggggggttgcaggtgtaatcatgggttgtcagcagaggaataatagggctctatggctcaGAGGTCAAGCTGGtgcaattctggctagttctattttcctctatttatgacatgaattttttttattcatatttaaagagctacaagcaaacaaggcaaactgCTCACCAACCAAGGCAAACTACACTAAGAAGAAGTAGGAAATGAGAAAGAAAACAAACCAAGAAGCATTAAGCAAGGTAGTAAGCACAGGAGGGCCATGTAGACCCAATACAGGGGCCCTAAGGGTGTGAGACAGGGGGTCATAAGGACTGGAGTGTGGCAGCCATAAGGGCATATGAAGTGGTTGTAAGGGTGTATGGAAGTGAATGTAATGTCCTACATATTCTGAGTGGTAGCTGGTGGATCACCAAACTTTCCAATTCCTGACTTAAGTATGAAATAAGTTACTGCCTCCAGTCCCAGCAGTGTTCCAAACAACTCTTTCCATGCACAGTTGGGCAATGCACTTGTAAGTATGTGTCTAAATTCTGCAGTGTTAGGGCCAGGAAAGGAGCAAATGTCTAGGCATTTGTCCTGTGTTGCTACATGAGCATTGTGAGCTgaggtgtggatggaattgggCCCTGTATTCCCTGTAGAAGCTATGTCTGGTGAGGAATTAAACTAGTTGGCATTGTGTGTTACAGGACTGTTGTGTTGATGAAGATTGGGTGGAGTTTAAACAACAGggctctgtgaatatatgtgGATGAGTCCAGAGATGACACAGTGTGTTTATCCCAGATCTTCTTCCACAACCTCAATGCTTGTTTGCTGGTGTTTGCTCTAGACCAAGTGattgtgtcatgacccatgacACCTcctgttatgtatcacataATATTTCATttacagctcaccatccactataatctgcatatatctgactttctgattttaATGGCCACTTgtctcctattttccattattcctgtcattactctatgtaatgcTCATATtaactgtatgtgttacatattgtTCAATAAAACTCCTTTTGCTTGTTCTAACACTGCTTGTCATGtgctcatacaataagatctcatggagatattagcttcacaagattctatctatgtggctcaagtaccttactaatcattatatttatatctttacatctagctcatcacatgactagctctaacttgggaaatgaaccttattcctagcttagttgagtcatacctct
This window harbors:
- a CDS encoding Transposon Tf2-7 polyprotein codes for the protein MSWLKLHNPTIDWPNKRITFNSQYCNNTCLSVSNSILGNVGGTSNRLEGIPEDLGGVEVIEPLEGIPRETGGTVDSPLESIPVELRNFAEVFSEDMKVTELPLHCPFDLGIDLIDPDKPVKAMVYPLKASDDEELRKLLKEQLDKGLIRPSKSKYGSPVHFVNKKNGKRRMVVDYRSLNANTVKNAYPLPLIQSLIEKLRGAKYFSTIDLKSGYNLVRIKEGDEWKTAFKTKYGLFEYLVMPFGLCNAPAAFQHFMNEIFRDILDVYVVVYLDNILIFSESRELHTKHLQEVLKRLQDNACYCNLEKCNFYASEVDYLGVIANGEGVKADPKKITQAVDWATLRSVKGVQEFLGFINFYRRFIHNFSKLAQPLYQLLQKNIPWEWGECQEVSFKALKQALIESPVLIQPNPYKEFFLECDTSDFATGAVLNQKGSDDKLHPVAFLSKSLAPAERNYDIFDKELLAVVRALKEWRHLLEGTVIPVKILTDHKNLEYFQTKRDLNQRQLRWMGFLADYNYRIVYRPGAQNRKADILSRHEDHKSAVKEGGETPVLISPELFIAAIQTDSDLNDLIRDALHDDKAVYKILKSLEEDIPVKGWKLDNGLLYYHDQIYVPNEPEIRKAILESRHDNPSTGHPGQFRTLDLLSRDYYWSGMKQSVTKYVQACDSCIRSKHSNWAPEGLLQNIDLPNKPWEEITYDLIVGLPTSEGYDAILTVVDQLSKMVHFIPTHSDATAVDVANLFVSFVWKLHGLPRKTILDQGPQFNAKFLRQVYKRLGIEPHFSTAYRPQVDGQSECLNQFVEIYLRHYINYRQTDWVASLPLAEFAYNNGKHSGSKHSPFYMCYGYNPDFTVGNTKESHVPQANNLADFLKEIQTEAKAALEIAARQNAQYYDLNRREATKLEVGDKVYLSSANIKTSRPSHKLEHKRLGPYKVLEKIGRNSYKLDLPKSMKVHPVFNIALLHKKPVDKYDRDPVPLPPVVTADGEEEYTVERILDSKKVGQQVKYLVKWKGYGPEDNTWEPKAHLANAPEKLAKFHHEHPEAAGP
- a CDS encoding Transposon Tf2-1 polyprotein — its product is MSTQPSTFVHANPNALSVPTNIQEIPAWAQEIKNLLLAMNQNLSLVIGQVAAHHTDIGTTQATLNNHDSSITNLDALIVKLGADIAKIGTAAASGSSLALATKAPKLATPDKFDGSDKNKAISFRVAVSHYLRISYPGSTVDEQIAFIISCLDGKAHEWLEPYLEEDVVKGNPVSWLHNLDAFWLQFNARWNVQNRTENFCAKLRTLKQTKGVQDYYKDFQTYSQGLGYNDPSLRDMFYDGLSHKIKETLMVQDYDHADASVTLATLAEKALKVDQRLEQFAAQHKGSSSSSNQSGSKSSTSTSAAAQGAPRDKLSVGEQVYAIVDGKAKKGVLQKIGQNAKGIAVPIVKWNDGTTMDVTFKTIKKDNHPATATSIPAPKASSSSSLRNSGPSPMDLDSASSKGKKPIICATCGGRGHYANQCPSKSYSGHEAHISEDELENGDL
- a CDS encoding Retrotransposable element Tf2 protein is translated as MKIHNVFYMGLLSKVLKSPSQLFPSRPPPETIEGEEKYEVEQILDSKQKKGKWLYLIKWKGYRPEDNSWEPKNLMEHAKEEKKCFNQARLKKAHESAKSL